A genome region from Pseudomonas sp. S06B 330 includes the following:
- a CDS encoding response regulator transcription factor encodes MTTVLIVDDHSTVRFAVRLLLERADFTVVGEAHDGEIAWQLARELRPDVVILDIGLPGIDGLSVLRRLQGLEPVPPRILVLTGQPPELFARRCLDGGASAFVRKDEDLRTLVSALKAMIKGYSIFPELTTQHGPLLSEQQRLDKLSDQELAVLRLLAEGQSNNDIAEHLHLSPKTVSTYKTRILEKLELGSFAALLDLCRRHSI; translated from the coding sequence TTGACCACTGTGTTGATCGTTGACGACCATTCCACCGTGCGCTTTGCCGTGCGCCTGTTGCTTGAGCGCGCAGACTTCACCGTTGTCGGGGAAGCGCACGACGGAGAGATCGCCTGGCAACTGGCTCGGGAGCTGCGCCCGGACGTGGTGATTCTCGACATCGGCCTGCCAGGCATTGATGGCCTGAGTGTGTTGAGACGCCTGCAAGGGCTCGAACCTGTGCCACCACGCATTCTGGTGCTCACCGGCCAACCTCCCGAACTGTTTGCCCGTCGTTGCCTGGATGGCGGCGCCTCGGCGTTTGTGCGAAAAGACGAAGACCTGAGAACCTTGGTCTCCGCGCTGAAAGCCATGATAAAGGGCTATTCGATTTTTCCTGAGCTAACGACACAGCATGGGCCACTGCTCAGCGAGCAACAGCGACTGGATAAACTCTCCGATCAGGAGCTGGCGGTGCTGCGGCTGCTGGCAGAGGGGCAATCGAACAACGACATTGCCGAACACCTGCACTTGAGCCCCAAAACAGTCAGTACCTATAAGACCCGGATTCTGGAGAAGCTGGAGCTCGGTTCGTTTGCGGCACTGCTCGATTTGTGCCGTCGTCATTCGATCTGA
- a CDS encoding Ig-like domain-containing protein, whose product MNNWPRLALCAAGLSLTLTGTAWAGLKAVDPGPYTLATGRYPMWYQDHNDLSMELCQSRAASSRVPVSVPPAYMCTLLPEPGIYDDALPLVFPDNWPPEMFWYLAETSIPAVGNSGYELDVYVAGIEAAFASENPVDGDQQSFARIRIRVSVPQAGTYVITHPYGVETVNVTTPGRRAINITRDIGIGAPGNFSGVLNGAIGPFLRGVGGPYTEINPDTGASETYIGDPNLTEQVVGSPFNTNFIRIQGPAGTIETNRFTVSGKVLDPREQIAAELERASYRRTAAGTRVEVFAKAPNSATLCFRETLALVPGTPPSPCQFSLLADNNGLFFAEHLSNAAPPPIIVVTATDPTGATRPTALSRKLSDVVKVTTARYDWVNKRLRIEASSSDEVQVPDLVAQGYGRLSKAGTLQSLTVNDVAQPPATVTIKSAAGGSDTEAVVVVGNAPVEAENQVPLTQSDLGSTSFGVPVSLNLLANDSDPDNNVPLSIVDLTQPAPDQGTVALSGSTAVIYTPPAVVNAPMAATFTYRAQDNKGLKSAVTTVTINVAPNQVPTAVNDTATTLGVALPINVLLNDSDPEGNVPLAVASVTQPVDGRGTVSTDGNQVTYTPPATITAAFTTTFTYIARDSLGALSAPATVTVQVSPRPAAETFTVTAATVTARSNNRYNWDLSGTSSVTTGNTITVQVTTPSGLVTLGSTAVPLTGRWRLTVSNSTTVIPTAAPSATIRSSQGTVRTVPVTVQ is encoded by the coding sequence ATGAACAATTGGCCACGCCTGGCGCTCTGCGCAGCTGGGCTTTCCCTGACGCTGACCGGCACTGCCTGGGCCGGCCTCAAAGCGGTCGATCCGGGCCCCTACACCCTGGCCACCGGGCGTTACCCGATGTGGTACCAGGACCACAACGACCTGTCGATGGAGCTGTGCCAATCAAGAGCGGCAAGCTCACGGGTACCGGTTTCAGTGCCACCGGCCTACATGTGCACCTTGCTGCCCGAGCCTGGCATTTACGATGACGCCCTGCCCTTGGTGTTCCCTGACAACTGGCCTCCAGAAATGTTCTGGTACCTGGCAGAAACCTCAATACCGGCCGTGGGCAACAGCGGCTATGAACTGGACGTGTATGTCGCTGGTATCGAAGCGGCGTTTGCCAGTGAAAACCCGGTTGATGGCGACCAACAGAGCTTTGCCCGCATCCGTATCCGCGTCTCGGTGCCGCAAGCCGGCACCTACGTCATCACCCACCCATATGGCGTCGAGACGGTCAACGTCACCACGCCAGGGCGGCGGGCGATCAACATCACTCGCGACATCGGCATCGGCGCACCCGGCAATTTCAGCGGCGTCCTCAACGGCGCGATTGGCCCCTTCCTGCGCGGTGTCGGTGGCCCCTACACCGAGATCAACCCGGATACCGGTGCCAGCGAAACCTATATCGGCGACCCGAACCTGACCGAACAAGTCGTTGGCAGCCCATTCAATACCAACTTCATCCGTATCCAAGGCCCGGCCGGAACCATTGAGACCAACCGCTTTACTGTTTCGGGCAAAGTCCTCGATCCACGCGAGCAAATCGCCGCAGAGCTTGAGCGTGCCAGCTACCGTCGTACTGCTGCAGGCACTCGCGTCGAGGTGTTCGCCAAGGCCCCGAACAGCGCCACCTTGTGCTTTCGTGAAACCCTGGCGCTGGTGCCCGGCACCCCACCTTCACCCTGCCAGTTCAGTTTGCTGGCCGACAACAACGGGCTGTTCTTCGCCGAACACCTGAGCAATGCCGCGCCACCGCCGATCATCGTCGTAACGGCGACCGATCCGACCGGTGCCACCCGCCCCACCGCGCTGTCACGCAAACTCAGCGATGTGGTCAAGGTCACCACCGCGCGCTATGACTGGGTCAACAAACGCCTGCGGATCGAAGCCAGCTCCAGTGATGAGGTACAGGTGCCCGACCTGGTCGCCCAGGGCTATGGCCGCCTGTCCAAGGCCGGCACCCTGCAAAGCCTGACGGTCAATGATGTGGCCCAGCCTCCGGCTACGGTCACCATCAAGTCCGCCGCCGGAGGCAGTGATACCGAAGCCGTTGTGGTGGTCGGCAATGCGCCGGTCGAAGCCGAAAACCAAGTGCCACTGACCCAATCGGACCTGGGTAGCACCAGCTTTGGTGTTCCCGTGAGCCTGAACCTGCTGGCTAACGACAGTGACCCGGACAACAACGTGCCGCTGAGCATCGTTGACCTCACCCAACCCGCCCCAGACCAAGGCACGGTCGCCCTCAGTGGTAGCACTGCGGTGATCTACACCCCACCTGCGGTGGTCAATGCCCCCATGGCCGCCACCTTCACCTACCGTGCTCAGGACAACAAAGGACTGAAGTCGGCGGTGACCACAGTGACCATCAACGTCGCCCCGAACCAGGTACCGACGGCCGTCAACGACACTGCGACAACCCTGGGTGTCGCCCTGCCGATCAACGTCCTGCTCAACGACTCCGATCCGGAAGGCAACGTTCCTCTGGCAGTCGCCAGTGTGACCCAGCCCGTCGACGGCCGTGGCACAGTGAGCACCGACGGCAATCAAGTCACCTACACCCCACCGGCCACCATTACAGCGGCCTTCACCACCACCTTCACCTACATCGCCCGCGACAGCCTCGGCGCCTTGTCAGCACCGGCCACGGTCACCGTGCAGGTCTCGCCACGGCCGGCGGCAGAAACCTTTACCGTCACTGCCGCAACGGTCACCGCGCGCTCCAACAACCGCTACAACTGGGACCTCTCCGGCACCTCGTCGGTGACCACCGGCAACACCATCACCGTGCAGGTCACCACCCCGAGCGGGCTGGTCACCCTGGGCAGCACCGCTGTACCGCTGACCGGACGCTGGCGGCTGACGGTGAGCAACAGCACCACGGTAATCCCGACAGCAGCACCGTCGGCGACCATCCGCAGTAGCCAGGGCACCGTCCGTACCGTGCCAGTGACCGTGCAGTAG
- a CDS encoding FepA family TonB-dependent siderophore receptor gives MASCFNLSPLSIALLATLGSASLTAAPLQLQPDEIQIQPTDLPVDGTRQAIELEDTRVLGTAEEELKQAPGVSIITAEDIKRRPPVNDLSDIIRREPGVNLTGNSSSGARGNNRQIDLRGMGPENTLVLIDGKPTTSRNAVRYGWSGDRDTRGETNWVPAEEVERIEILRGPAAARYGSGAMGGVVNIITKRPTQQLKGSMTLYSVFPEDDAEGMGKRANFSLSGPITDDLIFRVYGSLNKTDADDMKINSGHQAYEESLMAGREGVRNKDISGLLSWKINPANTLDLESSYSRQGNIFAGDTMLNAGGEFVESQVGKETNVMQRSSFAATHRGDYSWGSSMASLSYDLTRNNRLNEGLAGWGEGAPSDGAGRFESRLRNTRATGEVNLPLSIGLEQVLTLGTEYLYESLNDPGSLRPQSYDPGAELPGFDRTQTKSTAHSYALYAEDNIEVGPNTIITPGLRFDDHQDFGSNWSPSLNASHQITEALSVKGGIARAYKTPNLYQANPNYLLYSRGGGCNSSEVNNGGCYLLGNADLDPETSINKELGLAYDKGTWRTSATYFRNDYKNKIEAGNQTVFRLPNGRRILRWENTGKAVVQGVEGNLFIALTPRLDWNTNFTYMIESEDKQTGEPLSIIPEYTVNSTLDWNATEKLSFQLNGTYYGKQESPSYNARANEALAPNVRKDVDPYGLMGISSGYEFNKHLSVRVGVNNLFDKRLYREGNSDEAGALTYNEAGRAYYASFTTSF, from the coding sequence ATGGCGTCGTGCTTCAACCTCAGCCCCCTGAGTATTGCCTTGCTGGCAACACTGGGCTCCGCCAGCCTCACCGCTGCTCCCCTGCAACTGCAACCCGATGAAATCCAGATCCAGCCCACCGACCTGCCTGTCGATGGCACTCGCCAGGCGATCGAACTGGAAGACACCCGAGTACTGGGCACCGCCGAGGAAGAACTCAAACAAGCCCCCGGCGTCTCCATCATCACCGCCGAAGACATCAAAAGACGCCCCCCCGTCAACGACCTGTCCGACATCATCCGCCGAGAACCCGGCGTCAACCTCACCGGCAACAGCAGCAGCGGTGCTCGCGGCAACAACCGCCAGATCGACCTGCGCGGCATGGGCCCGGAAAACACCCTGGTCCTCATCGACGGTAAACCCACCACCTCACGCAACGCCGTGCGCTATGGCTGGAGTGGTGACCGTGACACCCGCGGCGAAACCAACTGGGTACCGGCCGAAGAAGTCGAACGCATCGAAATCCTTCGCGGCCCCGCTGCTGCGCGATACGGCTCCGGTGCCATGGGCGGAGTGGTGAACATCATCACCAAACGCCCCACCCAGCAACTCAAAGGCTCCATGACCCTGTACAGCGTGTTCCCCGAAGACGATGCCGAAGGCATGGGCAAGCGCGCCAATTTCAGCCTCAGTGGCCCAATCACCGACGATCTGATTTTTCGCGTCTATGGCAGCCTGAACAAGACCGATGCCGATGACATGAAAATCAACAGCGGCCATCAAGCCTATGAAGAATCGTTGATGGCCGGCCGTGAGGGCGTGCGCAACAAAGACATCAGCGGTTTACTGAGCTGGAAGATCAACCCGGCCAACACCCTGGACCTGGAGTCCAGCTACAGCCGCCAGGGCAATATCTTTGCTGGCGACACCATGCTCAATGCCGGCGGCGAGTTTGTCGAAAGTCAGGTGGGCAAGGAAACCAACGTCATGCAGCGCTCCAGCTTCGCCGCCACCCACCGCGGCGACTATAGCTGGGGCAGCAGCATGGCCTCGCTGTCCTATGATTTGACCCGCAATAACCGTCTCAATGAAGGGCTGGCAGGCTGGGGTGAAGGCGCGCCTTCCGACGGGGCCGGGCGCTTCGAGTCACGCCTGCGCAATACCCGCGCCACCGGCGAAGTCAACTTGCCGCTCAGCATCGGTCTCGAACAGGTGCTGACCCTGGGCACTGAATACCTTTATGAATCGCTCAACGATCCGGGCTCTCTGCGCCCACAAAGCTACGACCCGGGCGCCGAACTGCCAGGCTTCGACCGTACTCAGACAAAAAGCACTGCCCACAGTTATGCGCTGTATGCCGAAGACAACATCGAGGTCGGCCCCAACACCATCATCACCCCAGGCCTGCGTTTCGATGATCACCAGGATTTCGGCAGCAATTGGAGCCCGAGTCTTAACGCTTCGCACCAGATCACCGAGGCGCTCAGCGTCAAAGGCGGTATCGCCCGCGCCTACAAGACGCCAAACCTGTATCAGGCCAACCCCAATTACCTGCTCTACAGCCGCGGCGGTGGTTGCAATTCCAGCGAGGTCAACAACGGCGGCTGCTACCTGTTAGGCAACGCCGATCTGGACCCGGAAACCAGCATCAACAAGGAACTGGGCCTGGCGTATGACAAGGGCACCTGGCGCACCAGTGCCACCTATTTTCGCAACGACTACAAAAACAAGATCGAGGCGGGTAACCAGACGGTTTTCCGCCTCCCCAATGGTCGGCGCATCCTGCGCTGGGAGAACACCGGAAAGGCGGTGGTACAAGGCGTCGAGGGCAACCTGTTCATCGCCCTCACACCACGCCTGGACTGGAATACCAACTTCACTTACATGATCGAGTCAGAGGACAAGCAAACCGGCGAGCCGCTTAGCATCATTCCCGAGTACACGGTCAACTCCACCCTGGATTGGAACGCTACCGAAAAACTGTCGTTCCAGCTCAACGGCACCTACTACGGCAAGCAGGAGTCCCCCAGCTACAACGCCCGCGCCAACGAAGCGCTGGCCCCCAACGTACGCAAGGACGTAGACCCCTACGGGCTGATGGGCATCAGCAGCGGGTATGAATTCAACAAGCACCTGAGTGTACGCGTCGGGGTCAATAACCTGTTCGATAAGCGCCTTTACCGTGAAGGCAACTCTGACGAAGCCGGGGCGTTAACCTACAACGAAGCCGGACGCGCCTACTACGCTTCCTTCACTACTTCGTTCTAA
- a CDS encoding curlin translates to MFKLAPISAAIVLALAGQVMADDSQSTQNQSGTENIAEVKQTAAAFSTTNQNQTGTGNNHAAFQQGGNSQIQQDAVGDYNAGYAEQLFEMGSKINQQTAGALNNTHASQSLGTENQSQQTQEGSGNFSFVYQDSQTGSQGTTLQYGNENRAYVEQLNSGAANNALSIQTGTDNYSAAEHISHNDGQIGIYQTGESNWAYGDQREGQGGVVTITQSGTGNSTEVWQDTQAGSQATVTQFGSTNEGVIDQSFGESNLAILYQAGDLNAAYADQYESVGSLSTLTQSGSGNVSFTYQSGENHVLEVNSNGIGNKVLASNWKGDKTGGQFGNSQRAEINQNGSNNSANFTQDGVAQLTRLNQNGDGNTAEMAQVDSNNELYFEQNGSDNLLIADQRGTNNYATGTSTGETNSIKLEQSGSGNQSSTWQLYGDNNSATIKQTDGVNVAYVTQGGSYNQAMVDQSGASMTATVQQFGAGNQATVLQQ, encoded by the coding sequence ATGTTCAAGCTCGCTCCCATAAGCGCCGCCATTGTGCTGGCCCTTGCCGGTCAGGTGATGGCCGATGACAGCCAGTCAACCCAGAACCAGTCCGGTACCGAGAACATCGCCGAGGTCAAGCAAACCGCTGCTGCCTTCAGCACCACCAACCAGAACCAGACCGGCACGGGCAACAACCACGCTGCCTTCCAGCAAGGTGGCAACAGCCAGATCCAACAGGATGCGGTGGGTGACTACAACGCCGGTTACGCCGAGCAATTGTTCGAAATGGGCAGCAAGATAAACCAGCAAACCGCCGGTGCCCTGAACAACACCCACGCCAGCCAGTCGCTGGGCACCGAGAACCAGTCCCAGCAAACCCAGGAAGGCTCGGGGAACTTCTCGTTCGTTTATCAGGACAGCCAGACCGGCAGCCAGGGCACCACCCTGCAATATGGCAACGAAAACCGCGCTTACGTTGAGCAGCTCAACAGCGGCGCGGCCAACAATGCCCTGAGCATCCAGACCGGTACCGACAACTACAGCGCCGCCGAACACATCAGTCACAACGACGGCCAGATCGGCATCTATCAGACCGGTGAAAGCAACTGGGCCTATGGCGACCAGCGCGAGGGCCAAGGTGGCGTCGTCACCATTACCCAGAGCGGCACCGGTAACTCTACCGAGGTCTGGCAGGACACCCAGGCGGGCAGCCAAGCGACAGTGACCCAATTTGGTTCGACCAACGAGGGTGTCATCGACCAGAGCTTTGGCGAGAGCAACCTGGCCATCCTCTACCAGGCTGGCGACCTCAACGCGGCCTATGCCGATCAATACGAGTCAGTGGGTTCGCTTTCGACGTTGACGCAGTCAGGCTCCGGTAACGTCAGCTTTACCTACCAGAGTGGCGAGAATCATGTGCTGGAGGTCAATTCCAACGGTATCGGTAACAAGGTCCTGGCCAGTAATTGGAAGGGCGACAAGACCGGTGGCCAGTTCGGCAACAGCCAACGCGCCGAGATCAATCAGAACGGCAGTAACAACAGCGCCAACTTCACCCAGGACGGTGTGGCTCAACTGACGCGGCTGAATCAGAACGGTGACGGCAACACCGCTGAAATGGCTCAAGTCGACAGCAACAACGAGCTGTACTTCGAACAGAACGGCAGTGACAACCTGTTGATCGCGGATCAGCGTGGGACCAACAACTACGCCACCGGTACCAGTACCGGTGAGACCAACAGCATCAAGCTGGAGCAATCCGGCAGTGGCAACCAGAGCTCTACCTGGCAGCTGTATGGCGACAATAACAGCGCCACGATCAAGCAGACCGACGGGGTCAATGTGGCCTACGTGACCCAAGGGGGTTCCTATAACCAGGCAATGGTTGATCAGAGCGGCGCAAGCATGACCGCAACGGTTCAACAGTTTGGGGCAGGTAACCAGGCTACGGTGTTGCAGCAGTAA
- a CDS encoding transporter substrate-binding domain-containing protein, giving the protein MKLLKCILLGCLLSLQTFHVGAIDVGEPRQLLARSISSSTALALPAEDKLWLKNKHHLLLGTTAPDYPPFDINVSNSDYEGLTADYAGLISELLGIPVKVRRFTDRAQAIAALHAGKIDLLGSSNAFEAADAQLVLSHPYTDDQPVIAIASGTSLGHSERLEGLRLAMVDHYLPQTLVTTLYPQAKLQLYSSNLAGLSAVALGQADAFLGDAVSSDYLITRIYLGSVQVDHFIKNLRGAFAFAVSRNNPTLLRLVDQALDRIGDNDRLNILRRWTSGSTRVLLNRNSVNLSAAEQAWIEQHPRLRVAINKYFAPLTFFDEDHQFRGITADILDQISLRTGLKFDIHVVDSVAQIIEQLEHGNVDIAAVLPPTPRREPTLHFSRPYLITPRVLVTRTDNHTLRSTEQLKGKRLALIRDFFPSEADLRLRYPDTTLVEVDDPLSLMEYVAQGKVDAALSSQINAAYFISHLFKDKLQIASIYGDQPGIASFAVARNATLLQSILDKALLSIPPDDMTEVTGRWRTNALISDSLWYNYRGLIMQILLGAGALIVAVIIWNRYLRELIRQRSEAEQALQTELNFSKRLLEELRLAKDQAEDASRAKSTFLATMSHEIRTPMNAVIGLLELAIDDAQQGRVDRTSLQVAFESANGLLELIGDILDIARIESGHMTLAPQPTNLNALITAIVRVFEGSARLKGLRLDVALPATERWVVVDALRLKQILSNLLSNAIKFTEQGRVNVSLRVDDSQPSQLQILLSVEDSGVGISVEDQQRLFQPFAQVGPHAPRQGTGLGLVISRTLCELMGGQLHLQSAPNQGTQAHIALTLPMAEPSTELDITPEPPGSRMPTQSILVVDDYPANLMLLERQLTMLGHRVSQASDGQQALAVWQESHFDAVITDCHMPGMDGHQLARQIRAQERQLQRPACLILGLTANAQAQERERCLASGMNECLFKPIGLAELRHHLQAKGTPPPELQAAMDQSHASGFDIDNLRYLTLGDPDLVRRLLTELARSNAEDLKALRDLGPHPSRTSVRALAHRIKGGAKMLKARAVVGHCQALEQACLGDASNDQLKALLDTLEQSLLTLKTQLTQQHLL; this is encoded by the coding sequence ATGAAGCTGCTCAAGTGTATATTGCTTGGTTGCCTGCTGAGCCTTCAGACGTTTCACGTCGGGGCGATAGACGTGGGCGAACCTCGCCAGCTCCTGGCCCGCTCCATCAGTAGCAGTACAGCGCTGGCGCTACCGGCCGAGGACAAGCTGTGGCTCAAGAACAAGCATCACTTGCTACTCGGCACGACCGCGCCGGACTATCCACCGTTTGATATCAACGTCAGTAATAGTGACTACGAGGGCCTGACCGCCGACTATGCCGGGCTGATCAGTGAGCTGTTGGGCATCCCGGTCAAGGTCCGCCGTTTTACTGACCGGGCTCAAGCCATTGCTGCATTGCATGCCGGCAAGATCGATTTGCTAGGCAGTTCCAATGCCTTCGAAGCCGCTGACGCGCAACTGGTGCTCAGCCACCCTTACACCGACGATCAACCGGTCATTGCGATCGCTTCAGGAACATCCCTGGGGCATAGCGAAAGGCTCGAAGGGCTGCGTTTGGCCATGGTCGACCATTATCTGCCGCAGACCTTGGTAACGACCCTCTACCCACAGGCAAAGCTGCAATTGTACAGCTCCAATTTGGCCGGTCTCTCGGCGGTGGCGCTGGGCCAGGCTGATGCCTTTCTCGGCGATGCCGTCAGCAGCGACTACCTGATCACACGCATCTACCTGGGCAGTGTGCAGGTCGATCACTTCATCAAGAATCTACGCGGCGCCTTCGCCTTTGCTGTGTCACGCAACAACCCAACCCTGCTGCGCCTGGTCGATCAGGCGCTGGATCGCATCGGTGACAATGACCGCCTGAATATTCTACGTCGCTGGACCAGCGGCAGCACCCGCGTGCTGCTCAATCGCAACAGTGTCAATCTGAGCGCTGCTGAGCAGGCCTGGATCGAACAACACCCACGGCTGCGTGTGGCAATAAACAAATACTTCGCACCGCTGACCTTCTTTGATGAAGACCATCAGTTTCGTGGCATCACGGCCGATATTCTTGATCAGATCAGTTTGCGTACCGGCCTGAAGTTCGACATTCATGTCGTCGATTCGGTGGCGCAAATAATCGAGCAACTTGAGCATGGCAACGTCGATATCGCCGCGGTGCTACCGCCTACCCCTAGGCGCGAACCAACCTTGCACTTCAGTCGCCCCTACCTGATCACCCCGCGAGTATTGGTGACTCGTACCGATAACCACACCCTGCGCAGTACCGAGCAACTCAAGGGCAAGCGCCTGGCCTTGATCCGTGATTTTTTTCCATCTGAGGCCGACCTGCGTTTGCGCTACCCCGACACTACGCTGGTAGAAGTCGATGATCCTCTGTCGCTGATGGAGTATGTAGCGCAAGGCAAGGTTGATGCCGCGTTGAGCTCGCAGATCAATGCCGCCTATTTTATCAGCCACCTGTTCAAGGACAAATTGCAGATCGCCTCGATCTATGGCGACCAACCCGGTATTGCCTCCTTCGCCGTAGCCCGCAACGCCACGTTGCTGCAATCAATCCTGGACAAAGCCTTACTCAGTATCCCGCCCGATGATATGACCGAAGTGACGGGCCGCTGGCGAACCAACGCCTTGATCAGTGACAGTCTCTGGTACAACTACCGCGGGCTGATCATGCAAATTCTGCTTGGTGCTGGGGCGTTGATCGTCGCCGTGATTATCTGGAACCGCTACCTGCGTGAGCTGATTCGCCAACGCAGTGAAGCCGAGCAGGCCCTACAAACAGAACTGAATTTTAGCAAGCGCTTGCTTGAAGAGCTGCGTCTGGCCAAAGACCAGGCCGAAGACGCCAGTCGTGCAAAAAGCACCTTTCTGGCAACCATGAGCCACGAAATCCGTACCCCCATGAACGCCGTCATCGGCTTGCTCGAACTAGCCATTGACGATGCCCAGCAAGGCCGTGTTGACCGCACCTCCCTGCAGGTAGCGTTTGAATCGGCCAATGGCCTGCTGGAGCTGATCGGCGACATTCTGGACATCGCCCGCATCGAATCCGGGCACATGACCCTTGCGCCACAACCGACGAACCTTAATGCCCTGATCACTGCCATCGTGCGCGTGTTTGAAGGCAGTGCCCGGCTCAAGGGGCTGAGGCTGGACGTGGCGCTACCCGCCACTGAACGTTGGGTGGTGGTCGATGCACTGCGTCTGAAACAGATTCTCTCGAATCTGTTGAGCAATGCGATCAAATTCACCGAGCAAGGCCGTGTCAACGTCAGCCTGCGCGTCGACGACAGTCAGCCAAGCCAACTGCAGATTTTACTCAGCGTCGAAGACAGCGGCGTCGGCATCAGCGTCGAAGACCAGCAACGTCTGTTCCAACCCTTTGCCCAGGTCGGCCCCCACGCTCCCCGCCAGGGCACTGGCCTGGGTCTGGTAATCAGCCGAACCCTGTGTGAACTCATGGGGGGGCAGTTGCACCTGCAGAGCGCTCCAAATCAAGGTACACAGGCCCATATCGCGCTGACCTTACCCATGGCCGAACCCTCAACCGAGCTCGACATCACGCCAGAGCCGCCAGGCAGCCGCATGCCAACGCAGTCCATTCTGGTGGTGGATGACTACCCCGCTAACCTGATGCTGCTCGAACGCCAATTGACGATGCTTGGCCATCGGGTCAGCCAGGCCAGCGATGGGCAACAGGCCCTTGCCGTGTGGCAGGAAAGCCATTTTGACGCGGTCATCACCGATTGCCATATGCCCGGTATGGACGGCCATCAGTTGGCGCGTCAGATCCGTGCCCAGGAGCGTCAGCTGCAGCGACCGGCCTGCCTGATTCTCGGGCTGACCGCCAATGCCCAGGCTCAGGAGCGCGAGCGTTGCCTGGCCAGTGGCATGAACGAGTGCCTGTTCAAGCCCATTGGCCTTGCTGAATTGCGTCATCATTTGCAGGCCAAGGGCACCCCGCCCCCTGAATTGCAGGCAGCCATGGACCAGAGCCACGCCAGTGGCTTCGACATCGACAACCTCAGGTATTTAACCTTGGGCGACCCCGACCTGGTCCGCCGTTTACTCACCGAACTGGCGCGCAGCAACGCAGAAGACCTCAAGGCCCTGCGTGACCTCGGTCCGCACCCTTCGCGCACTAGCGTGCGCGCCCTGGCCCACCGTATCAAGGGCGGGGCCAAGATGCTCAAGGCGCGCGCAGTGGTAGGTCATTGCCAAGCCCTCGAGCAAGCCTGCCTAGGCGATGCCTCGAACGATCAGCTCAAGGCATTGTTAGACACTCTGGAACAGAGCTTGCTGACCCTCAAAACACAGTTAACCCAACAGCACTTGCTGTAG
- a CDS encoding curlin, which translates to MARLTTLLLCLTLIGQAALADDLMDNADLGPDRDLGEPLSMQPLPVSAGQQAQVEQNGQANRAAIGQDGQALLGRIVQAGGAQEAYILQQGNDLMATIHQQGYGNSASIAQSGSNNRANIEQYGNSNSASIVQAGSGLQSSVVQAGNGQRVQVNQYR; encoded by the coding sequence ATGGCGCGCCTGACCACCTTGCTGCTTTGCCTGACCTTGATCGGTCAGGCCGCCCTGGCCGACGACCTGATGGATAACGCCGATCTGGGCCCCGATCGGGACTTGGGCGAACCGCTGTCGATGCAACCGCTGCCAGTCAGCGCCGGGCAACAGGCGCAGGTCGAACAGAACGGCCAAGCCAACCGCGCCGCCATCGGCCAGGACGGTCAGGCCCTGTTGGGCCGCATCGTTCAAGCGGGCGGCGCGCAGGAGGCGTACATCCTGCAGCAAGGCAATGACCTGATGGCCACCATCCACCAACAAGGCTATGGCAACAGCGCCTCGATCGCTCAGAGCGGCAGCAATAACCGCGCGAACATCGAGCAATACGGCAACAGCAACAGCGCCAGCATCGTCCAGGCCGGCTCGGGACTGCAAAGTTCCGTGGTCCAGGCCGGTAACGGTCAGCGTGTGCAGGTCAACCAATACCGTTAA